A stretch of the Denticeps clupeoides chromosome 6, fDenClu1.1, whole genome shotgun sequence genome encodes the following:
- the tlcd5b gene encoding TLC domain-containing protein 5 — protein sequence MALLVVELSCCLIGWISLYLFICYVNASRGYEWNCRLVTLFHGVVIVLLTAYIGFIDGPWPFTYPGSENTWLQTMAMVLSLGYFIFDMAWCMYFHTEGPVMLAHHTMSILGILLALALGESGIETCAVLFGTEITNPLLQIRWFLKRTGRYDSLLGDAVDVLFILMFAFVRIGVGSRMLICELTSPRPSLAVKIEGVAIYSLSWLFMVDIARFAYRKSCSKFR from the exons ATGGCCTTGCTGGTTGTGGAGCTGAGCTGCTGCCTAATAGGCTGGATATCTCTCTATCTCTTCATTTGTTATGTGAACGCTTCACGGGGGTACGAGTGGAACTGCAGACTAGTGACCCTCTTTCATGGAGTTGTGATCGTCTTGCTGACTGCTTATATAGGCTTTATTGATGGACCGTGGCCCTTCACTTACCCAG GCTCAGAGAATACATGGCTCCAGACAATGGCCATGGTCCTCAGTTTGGGGTACTTCATTTTTGACATGGCTTGGTGCATGTACTTTCATACGGAGGGTCCTGTCATGCTGGCTCACCACACGATGAGCATATTAGGAATCCTTTTGGCTCTGGCCTTGGGAGAGTCGGGCATTGAGACTTGTGCTGTTCTCTTTGGCACTGAGATCACCAATCCCCTGCTGCAAATCCGATGGTTTCTGAAACGGACTGGCCGGTACGACAGCCTGCTAGGGGATGCAGTGGATGTACTTTTCATTTTGATGTTTGCTTTTGTGCGCATTGGTGTTGGCAGTAGGATGCTCATCTGTGAGCTCACCTCTCCGCGGCCCTCCCTGGCTGTGAAGATAGAGGGGGTGGCAATATACTCTCTGTCTTGGCTCTTCATGGTGGACATCGCCCGCTTTGCATATCGGAAGAGTTGCTCCAAGTTCAGATGA